The Niallia alba genome includes a window with the following:
- a CDS encoding iron-hydroxamate ABC transporter substrate-binding protein, translating to MKKNLFFIFLAAVLLLTACGEKEEKSTTSAIKDNKDEEQSTTQEVTYLGEKYELPAKIETIVTASQEAMEDAAILGIKPAGAIATAGKFPAYLGDSMSEAEQIGEKTQPSVEKLLQLKPDVILGTSKFQPEVAESLNKVATMIPVSHISTNWKDNLLLLGQLSNEKDKAESIIADYEKNVTEAKDELQADLSGKKVVMLRLRGGSLYIYPESVYFNPVLYTDLGLDVPEEVKAAKAQEMISLEKLAEMNPDYLFIQFEESENADSPTALADLENNSIWKSLDAVKNKQVYENVVDPLAAGGTAWSKTTFLAAFTDIFK from the coding sequence ATGAAAAAGAATTTATTCTTTATCTTCTTGGCAGCTGTTTTACTATTAACAGCATGTGGTGAAAAAGAGGAAAAAAGTACAACTTCAGCTATAAAAGATAATAAAGACGAAGAACAAAGCACGACTCAAGAGGTTACCTATTTAGGTGAAAAATATGAATTACCTGCAAAAATAGAAACAATCGTAACAGCAAGCCAAGAGGCAATGGAAGATGCGGCAATACTTGGCATTAAACCAGCAGGTGCTATTGCAACAGCTGGAAAATTTCCTGCTTATTTAGGAGATTCTATGTCAGAAGCTGAGCAAATTGGGGAAAAAACACAGCCTAGTGTAGAAAAACTATTGCAATTAAAACCAGATGTTATTCTAGGTACAAGCAAATTTCAACCAGAAGTGGCAGAAAGCTTAAATAAAGTTGCAACAATGATTCCTGTGTCTCATATTTCAACAAACTGGAAAGATAATCTTCTCTTATTAGGTCAATTATCCAATGAAAAAGACAAAGCAGAGTCAATCATAGCTGATTATGAAAAAAATGTTACGGAAGCAAAAGATGAACTTCAAGCAGATCTTTCTGGGAAAAAGGTAGTAATGCTCAGATTGCGAGGAGGAAGTTTATATATTTATCCTGAATCTGTCTATTTTAATCCTGTTCTATATACGGATCTTGGACTAGATGTTCCAGAAGAAGTGAAAGCAGCAAAAGCACAAGAAATGATTTCATTAGAAAAATTAGCTGAAATGAATCCAGATTATTTATTTATCCAATTCGAAGAATCGGAAAATGCCGACAGTCCAACAGCGTTAGCTGATTTGGAGAATAATTCTATTTGGAAAAGTTTAGATGCAGTTAAAAATAAGCAAGTGTATGAAAATGTAGTTGATCCATTGGCAGCAGGGGGAACAGCATGGAGTAAAACAACTTTCTTAGCAGCTTTTACAGATATATTCAAGTAA
- a CDS encoding FecCD family ABC transporter permease encodes MDREKVRAYAIIYSSPFLSIVVILLSISLGTMNISFNEIYNAFFHYDAENVEQIIIRTARFPRAVGTLLIGGLLAMSGALMQGMTRNYLASPSIMGVSDGAAFMITLAFVFFPSISSLQMVAVSFLGSSLGVFLVLGLASIVKNGFSPLRLAIIGTVFGSFLSSLSSALASYFQVSQNMSFWYNARLHQLNNELLLLCFPLAIVGIILALSLSKSIAILSLGKEIATSLGQKTLIIQLLTMVAVVIMTGISVSLAGKIGFVGLIIPHITRMIVGVDYKKIIPCSGILGALFLVICDTFSRFINYPFESPIGIVTAFIGVPFFLYLIKTKGGGNMQRG; translated from the coding sequence ATGGATCGAGAGAAAGTACGCGCTTATGCAATTATATATAGTTCACCTTTTTTAAGTATAGTAGTAATTCTTTTATCTATTTCTCTGGGGACAATGAATATCTCATTTAATGAAATATATAACGCTTTTTTTCACTATGATGCAGAGAATGTCGAGCAAATCATTATTCGTACAGCAAGATTTCCAAGAGCGGTAGGAACTTTATTAATAGGTGGTCTTTTAGCAATGTCAGGAGCTTTGATGCAAGGGATGACAAGAAATTATTTAGCATCTCCATCTATAATGGGTGTCTCAGATGGAGCGGCATTTATGATAACGTTAGCTTTTGTATTTTTTCCAAGCATCAGTTCACTGCAAATGGTTGCTGTGTCTTTTCTTGGATCCTCCTTAGGTGTATTTCTTGTCTTAGGTCTTGCGTCCATAGTGAAGAATGGTTTTTCCCCTTTAAGACTTGCGATTATTGGCACGGTTTTTGGTTCCTTTTTAAGCAGTTTATCTTCTGCGCTTGCCTCCTATTTTCAAGTATCTCAAAATATGAGCTTTTGGTATAATGCACGCTTGCATCAGCTTAATAATGAATTATTGCTGCTATGCTTTCCTTTAGCAATTGTTGGTATTATTTTGGCATTATCTCTTTCCAAATCAATTGCTATTTTATCTTTAGGAAAAGAAATTGCTACATCCCTAGGCCAAAAAACATTAATTATCCAACTATTAACGATGGTAGCTGTAGTGATAATGACAGGCATTTCTGTTTCATTAGCAGGGAAAATTGGCTTTGTTGGCTTAATAATTCCCCATATTACACGAATGATTGTTGGGGTAGATTATAAAAAAATTATTCCTTGCTCTGGAATATTAGGTGCTCTATTTCTGGTTATTTGTGATACTTTCAGTCGATTCATCAATTACCCCTTTGAATCACCAATTGGAATCGTAACAGCATTTATAGGTGTTCCTTTCTTCTTGTATTTAATAAAAACAAAGGGAGGAGGGAATATGCAACGTGGATAA
- a CDS encoding PucR family transcriptional regulator, which translates to MKHKLLAYYKHSLEQATPPTPSQLSDYYWFKLDFQDDWIGIQKQEIDVSQLELLKACYDFFQPDETLEKEEYSWNQYLYFNGEQPSFKNIETLRLIQFQIKGDSASIEKKLIESAFDGFIHANSLIIWNGSNEGVVIEQNAQYLEEEDFIALAQALQSDFFFSICFYIGKELKLNSPVPTVFGQERNLFTKGLAFMPKSIVLSLETILPNLLISRLREDELELFKEWFSIFEEDKELLLTIKTFIENNGHSTNTAKQLFIHRNTLQYRLDKFTEKTGFDLKNYHSYITTYLACLFYTSGK; encoded by the coding sequence TTGAAGCATAAATTATTAGCCTATTATAAACATAGCTTGGAGCAAGCAACACCTCCAACCCCATCACAGCTTTCCGATTATTATTGGTTTAAACTTGATTTTCAAGACGATTGGATCGGCATTCAGAAACAGGAGATTGATGTATCTCAGCTTGAATTATTAAAAGCGTGTTATGATTTTTTCCAACCTGATGAAACATTAGAAAAAGAAGAATACAGTTGGAATCAGTATCTTTATTTCAATGGAGAACAGCCTTCTTTCAAAAATATTGAAACCTTACGTTTGATTCAGTTCCAGATTAAAGGTGATTCTGCTTCCATTGAAAAAAAGTTAATTGAATCTGCTTTTGATGGTTTTATTCATGCAAATAGCCTTATAATTTGGAATGGCTCCAATGAAGGTGTTGTGATTGAGCAAAATGCACAATATCTAGAAGAGGAAGATTTTATTGCTCTTGCTCAAGCTTTACAATCTGATTTCTTTTTTTCAATCTGTTTTTATATTGGAAAAGAGCTGAAGCTTAATAGTCCTGTTCCCACTGTTTTCGGACAAGAAAGAAACTTATTTACAAAAGGTTTAGCATTTATGCCAAAATCGATTGTCCTTAGTTTAGAAACGATTCTTCCCAACCTCTTAATCAGCCGACTAAGAGAAGATGAGCTTGAATTATTCAAAGAATGGTTTTCCATTTTTGAAGAAGATAAAGAACTTTTGCTTACCATTAAAACATTTATTGAAAACAATGGACATAGCACCAATACAGCAAAACAATTATTTATCCATCGCAATACATTACAATACCGCCTTGATAAGTTTACAGAAAAAACTGGTTTTGACCTAAAGAATTATCATAGCTATATTACCACCTATCTTGCCTGCTTGTTTTATACTAGTGGCAAATAG
- a CDS encoding ABC transporter ATP-binding protein, which yields MAELVLKNIYKIYDEKVEAVRDFNLHIQDKEFIVFVGPSGCGKSTTLRMIAGLEDISKGDFFIDDLRVNDVAPKDRDIAMVFQNYALYPHMTVYDNMAFGLKLRKFPKAEIEERVNNAARILGLEEYLKRKPKALSGGQRQRVALGRAIVRDAKVFLMDEPLSNLDAKLRVQMRAEISKLHQRLQTTTIYVTHDQTEAMTMATRLVVMKDGIIQQVGAPKEVYEKPENVFVGGFIGSPAMNFFEGKVVDNKLVIGNTSFIIPEGKLKTLREQNYIGKEVIFGVRPEDIHDELVFLSSSENTSFDAKVEVFELTGAESLVYSTLSDKEFVARLDSRADLQAGQTVKLAFDMNKGHFFDKETELRIR from the coding sequence ATGGCAGAATTAGTGTTAAAGAATATTTATAAAATATATGATGAAAAAGTAGAAGCAGTTAGAGATTTTAATTTACACATTCAAGATAAAGAATTTATCGTATTTGTTGGTCCTTCTGGTTGCGGTAAATCTACAACTCTTCGTATGATTGCAGGCCTTGAAGATATTTCAAAAGGTGATTTCTTTATTGATGATTTACGTGTTAACGATGTTGCACCAAAAGATCGTGATATCGCGATGGTTTTCCAAAACTACGCATTATATCCACATATGACTGTTTATGATAATATGGCATTTGGTTTAAAACTTCGTAAATTTCCTAAAGCGGAAATTGAAGAAAGAGTAAATAATGCTGCAAGAATTCTAGGATTAGAAGAATATTTAAAGAGAAAACCAAAAGCGTTATCTGGTGGACAACGTCAAAGGGTTGCACTTGGTCGTGCCATCGTTCGTGATGCAAAAGTATTCTTAATGGATGAACCATTATCAAACTTAGATGCTAAATTACGTGTTCAAATGCGTGCTGAAATTTCTAAATTGCACCAAAGACTACAAACTACTACTATTTATGTAACCCATGACCAAACAGAAGCAATGACAATGGCTACAAGACTAGTAGTTATGAAAGATGGTATTATCCAACAAGTTGGTGCTCCAAAAGAAGTATATGAAAAACCGGAAAATGTTTTCGTAGGCGGATTCATCGGTTCACCAGCAATGAACTTCTTTGAAGGAAAAGTAGTGGACAATAAATTAGTTATTGGTAATACTTCTTTCATCATTCCAGAAGGAAAATTAAAAACATTACGTGAACAAAATTATATTGGCAAAGAAGTTATCTTCGGTGTTCGCCCAGAGGATATTCATGATGAACTAGTATTCTTAAGCAGTTCAGAAAACACAAGTTTTGATGCAAAAGTAGAAGTATTTGAATTAACAGGTGCAGAAAGCCTTGTATACTCTACTCTTTCCGACAAAGAATTTGTTGCTCGCTTAGATTCAAGAGCAGACCTTCAAGCTGGTCAAACGGTAAAATTGGCGTTTGATATGAATAAAGGTCACTTCTTTGACAAAGAAACAGAACTTCGCATTCGCTAA
- a CDS encoding alpha/beta-type small acid-soluble spore protein, translating into MANNNSSNQLLVPGVSQALDQMKYEIASEFGVNLGAETTSRANGSVGGEITKRLVQMAEKQLGGYQG; encoded by the coding sequence ATGGCAAACAACAATTCTTCAAATCAACTTTTAGTACCAGGAGTATCTCAAGCTCTAGATCAAATGAAATACGAAATTGCATCTGAGTTTGGTGTTAACCTAGGTGCAGAAACTACTTCTCGCGCTAACGGATCTGTTGGTGGAGAAATCACAAAACGCTTAGTACAAATGGCTGAAAAGCAACTAGGTGGATATCAAGGTTAA
- a CDS encoding YheC/YheD family endospore coat-associated protein → MKKLYPIEIITNSENTVYLPTDFKASTHLNKIVLGALSKDATIQQHKKTRNTVGITSDLFKNLLFPSSTSNVHLFADEETLYIGPLVGIFTSGFSTIKVRPIGERSILFSKLLSVQKTVGVIAFLFGEQHINWEAGTINGLFYEDGWKSAEVPFPNVVYDRIPNRRIENLHKIQGVKNRLQKEYSIPWYNPGFFNKLDIYERLLQDDSISDYLPETHALTNFTVIERMLSNFGNVYIKPKNGSLGKGIYQLLYDIKDGYYYTRFKDLEQGNRLMKFDHLEALINHLFENQNLSHYIVQQGIHLIRSEKKSVDFRVHTNKDKDGNWEMTAIAAKIAGAGSVTTHLNNGGTVKAIEELADTELQSDEMIHKLTKAALQLSKALENQMEGYIGEIGFDLGLDRKGRVWLFEANAKPGRSIFKHPSLRKFDLETRRKSLEYAVYLMDQSIKSLEDIYQ, encoded by the coding sequence ATGAAAAAGCTATATCCTATCGAAATAATCACTAATAGTGAAAATACGGTCTACTTACCAACTGACTTTAAAGCTAGTACCCATTTAAATAAGATTGTATTAGGAGCTTTGAGCAAAGATGCAACCATTCAACAACATAAAAAAACAAGGAATACGGTGGGAATCACTTCTGACCTTTTTAAAAATTTGCTTTTTCCATCGTCAACTTCTAATGTTCATCTATTCGCAGATGAAGAAACCTTATATATCGGACCACTTGTAGGAATCTTTACATCCGGATTTTCCACCATTAAAGTTCGCCCAATCGGCGAACGTTCCATACTTTTTTCCAAACTTCTATCTGTCCAAAAGACAGTTGGTGTCATTGCCTTCCTATTCGGGGAACAGCATATTAATTGGGAAGCCGGAACGATTAATGGACTATTTTATGAAGATGGCTGGAAATCAGCAGAGGTGCCTTTCCCTAATGTTGTTTATGATCGTATTCCTAATCGCCGAATTGAAAATCTCCATAAGATTCAAGGCGTTAAAAACCGATTACAGAAAGAGTATTCAATCCCTTGGTATAATCCAGGCTTTTTTAACAAATTGGATATATATGAACGTCTTCTTCAGGATGACAGTATTTCAGATTATTTACCAGAAACACATGCACTCACAAATTTTACCGTCATTGAAAGAATGCTTAGCAACTTCGGCAATGTGTATATAAAACCGAAAAATGGAAGCTTAGGAAAAGGTATCTACCAGCTTTTATATGATATAAAGGATGGCTATTATTATACGCGTTTTAAGGATTTGGAGCAGGGCAATCGCTTAATGAAATTTGATCATTTAGAAGCATTAATAAATCATTTATTCGAAAATCAGAATTTGTCCCATTATATTGTGCAACAAGGAATTCACTTAATTCGCTCCGAAAAAAAATCAGTCGATTTCCGTGTTCATACAAATAAAGATAAAGATGGTAATTGGGAAATGACTGCGATTGCCGCAAAAATTGCTGGAGCAGGAAGCGTAACCACCCATCTTAATAATGGTGGTACAGTCAAAGCAATCGAAGAATTAGCAGATACCGAATTGCAAAGCGATGAAATGATCCATAAACTTACCAAAGCTGCTTTACAACTAAGTAAAGCATTGGAAAATCAAATGGAAGGATATATTGGAGAAATTGGATTTGATTTAGGATTGGATCGCAAAGGACGCGTATGGTTATTTGAAGCAAACGCTAAGCCAGGGAGAAGCATCTTTAAGCACCCTTCTCTAAGAAAATTCGATCTGGAAACACGAAGAAAATCACTGGAATACGCAGTCTACCTCATGGACCAAAGTATTAAGAGTCTAGAGGATATCTATCAATGA
- a CDS encoding alpha/beta hydrolase, protein MEGKLVEAHIQTRSLSIYMPPSYNNSVRNYPVIYVQDGGSLFHSVLSELEELFSFGLVEEVMIVGIEPMDRLDEYTPWFSPSISSAFPPFKGEGREYLTFISQNIKPYIDRHFRTKTDRQHTGMMGASLGGLISVYAMYEFADYFSKFGIISPSLWYPNILSFVQKNKVGKENRVFLYVGEEEGKRKNNIQREMVNNVLVANKIFLRKLSKDNYQFVLGKNADHQKKYFVHQFLNGVKWLYPK, encoded by the coding sequence ATGGAGGGAAAGTTAGTGGAGGCACATATACAGACGCGATCTTTGAGTATATACATGCCTCCTTCTTATAATAATTCAGTAAGAAATTATCCTGTAATTTATGTACAAGATGGAGGATCTCTCTTTCATTCTGTTTTAAGTGAATTAGAAGAATTATTCTCTTTTGGACTAGTAGAGGAAGTAATGATAGTGGGAATTGAACCAATGGATCGGCTTGATGAATATACGCCATGGTTTTCACCTAGTATTAGTTCTGCTTTTCCGCCTTTTAAGGGAGAAGGAAGAGAATATTTAACTTTTATTAGCCAAAACATCAAACCGTATATTGATAGGCACTTTCGTACGAAAACAGATCGCCAACATACAGGAATGATGGGAGCCTCCTTAGGTGGATTAATTTCAGTATACGCTATGTATGAATTCGCCGATTATTTTTCGAAATTTGGGATTATCTCCCCGTCATTATGGTATCCGAATATCCTTTCATTTGTACAAAAAAATAAGGTTGGGAAGGAAAATCGTGTTTTTTTATATGTTGGAGAGGAAGAGGGGAAGAGAAAGAACAATATCCAAAGAGAGATGGTTAATAATGTTCTCGTTGCAAACAAAATATTTTTAAGAAAACTGTCAAAGGACAACTATCAATTTGTTCTTGGAAAAAATGCGGATCACCAAAAAAAGTATTTTGTTCATCAATTTTTAAATGGAGTAAAATGGTTATATCCTAAATAA
- a CDS encoding FecCD family ABC transporter permease — MDKEKKRTYLSLYILSGLIILVIFISLSKGEYILSFQELVRSIFRYHPNSDTDLVVFEFRLPRIILAILVGFGLGIAGSIMQSITKNGLADPGILGINSGAGAAIVAYMFFFQGLLNINKNSLWIILTTPLIGLLGGFIAAFILFLLAKERERLDSQKLILTGIAINSGFGSLSMYMSLKMKAQDFEMATVWLNGSIYNANWLFILSILPWFILIIPLIIRKAYSLDLFQLQEPVMIGLGVKVENEKWLLLLSAVGLIGACVSVSGSIGFIGLMAPHMARLLVGLKHRNSLIVCGLLGSFFMLIADFIGRTIVAPAEISAGIILSILGAPYFVYLLVKARV, encoded by the coding sequence GTGGATAAAGAGAAAAAAAGAACCTATTTATCACTTTATATATTGAGTGGTTTAATCATATTAGTTATTTTTATTAGTTTATCTAAGGGCGAATATATTCTATCATTTCAAGAGTTAGTAAGGAGTATTTTCCGATATCATCCTAATAGTGATACCGATTTGGTGGTATTTGAGTTTCGCTTGCCAAGAATCATTTTAGCGATTTTAGTTGGCTTTGGATTAGGAATAGCAGGTTCTATTATGCAGAGTATAACAAAAAATGGACTCGCTGATCCTGGTATTTTGGGCATTAACAGTGGAGCTGGTGCTGCGATTGTTGCCTATATGTTTTTCTTTCAAGGATTGCTAAACATAAATAAGAATAGCTTGTGGATTATTTTAACCACACCGCTTATTGGGTTACTTGGCGGGTTTATTGCAGCTTTTATCCTTTTCTTATTGGCAAAGGAGAGAGAAAGACTTGATTCACAAAAGCTCATTTTAACGGGGATAGCGATAAATTCTGGCTTCGGTTCTTTATCGATGTATATGTCTTTAAAAATGAAAGCACAAGACTTTGAAATGGCAACAGTATGGTTAAATGGGAGTATTTATAATGCGAACTGGCTATTTATTCTGTCTATCTTGCCATGGTTTATACTAATCATTCCACTTATTATTCGTAAAGCATATTCCCTTGACTTATTTCAGTTGCAGGAACCAGTAATGATTGGGCTTGGAGTAAAAGTAGAAAATGAAAAATGGTTGTTGCTATTAAGTGCTGTTGGCCTCATTGGAGCATGTGTTTCTGTTTCTGGAAGCATTGGATTTATAGGGTTAATGGCTCCCCATATGGCAAGACTTCTTGTTGGTTTAAAACATCGTAATTCTCTTATTGTTTGTGGATTGCTTGGTAGTTTCTTTATGCTAATTGCAGATTTTATCGGCAGAACTATTGTAGCACCTGCAGAAATTTCAGCTGGAATTATACTAAGCATTCTTGGAGCACCATATTTTGTTTATTTGTTAGTAAAAGCAAGAGTGTAG
- a CDS encoding YheC/YheD family endospore coat-associated protein, translated as MNIYYDSEKECWYTASEDIHFFGTSKKRLSTAKPHDDHAAFPIVQYEKKVGPLIGIMIARNKHHKLIGNGELFKRFQKQLQLQAGGIIVIFPPESLQTDQLTGYIYCSTRNKWLKAITPLPDIVYNRVPFRTTEKQEAFQSAVSFFKEKGIPFFNSSFINKWELYQLFSDYPLLKEHLPKTIRLEEKTDFTNFFLTYNNIYLKPVEGFKGKNIYRIRLEKDDSISVSTTEETAYFSSIDEVWKHYQQEWSKKEYLIQEEIDGALYNGNRFDFRLLVTFEENRYVLTGVGVRQSNQQDVTTHIPSGGKLLAYQEVQQEKHDLFFKKMVNHCGSILTKKYGFIGEFSIDACIDKNDHYYLFEINAKPMLFDEKEIEEKRCQQLIKLFYTLTNFPYKNKSH; from the coding sequence ATGAATATTTATTATGATTCCGAAAAAGAATGTTGGTATACAGCTTCAGAGGACATTCACTTTTTTGGGACATCTAAAAAGCGCTTATCTACCGCTAAGCCACATGATGATCATGCAGCTTTTCCGATTGTCCAATATGAAAAAAAGGTTGGTCCGTTAATCGGGATTATGATTGCAAGAAATAAACATCATAAATTAATTGGAAATGGCGAGCTCTTCAAGCGATTCCAGAAACAACTTCAATTGCAGGCAGGAGGAATTATCGTGATCTTTCCTCCTGAAAGTTTACAGACAGACCAACTAACTGGATATATTTATTGCTCCACTAGAAACAAGTGGCTAAAAGCTATTACCCCATTACCAGACATTGTATATAACCGAGTGCCTTTTCGAACAACTGAAAAACAAGAAGCGTTCCAATCGGCAGTGTCTTTTTTTAAAGAAAAAGGAATCCCTTTTTTCAACTCTTCCTTTATAAATAAATGGGAACTTTATCAACTATTTAGCGATTACCCTTTGTTAAAAGAACATTTACCAAAAACAATACGCTTAGAAGAAAAAACGGATTTCACTAATTTTTTTCTTACCTATAATAATATTTACTTAAAGCCTGTAGAGGGATTCAAAGGAAAAAACATTTACCGTATCAGATTAGAAAAAGATGATTCGATCAGTGTAAGCACAACAGAGGAGACTGCTTATTTTTCTAGTATAGATGAAGTCTGGAAACATTATCAGCAAGAATGGTCCAAAAAAGAATATCTGATACAGGAAGAAATCGACGGTGCCTTATATAATGGAAACCGTTTTGATTTTCGCTTATTAGTTACCTTTGAAGAAAATCGCTATGTACTTACTGGAGTGGGAGTGAGACAGTCTAATCAACAAGATGTAACGACCCATATCCCATCCGGTGGAAAACTGCTTGCCTATCAAGAAGTCCAACAAGAAAAGCATGATTTATTTTTCAAAAAGATGGTCAACCATTGTGGAAGCATTTTAACAAAAAAATATGGTTTTATCGGTGAATTTTCCATCGATGCCTGTATAGATAAGAACGATCATTACTATCTTTTCGAAATTAACGCAAAACCGATGTTATTTGATGAAAAGGAAATTGAAGAAAAACGATGCCAGCAACTAATAAAACTATTTTATACATTGACTAATTTTCCCTACAAGAATAAATCACATTAG